Proteins encoded in a region of the Phoenix dactylifera cultivar Barhee BC4 chromosome 3, palm_55x_up_171113_PBpolish2nd_filt_p, whole genome shotgun sequence genome:
- the LOC103714389 gene encoding protein LURP-one-related 15-like: MAAQGYRPPAPSYAQLNSPVVVVGPQFCLQYPVDFTVVEKALHITDGNFTVTDVNGTVAFKVKGKMLSLRDRRVLLDNAGNPVLSMQQKVFTAHRRWVVYRGDSTDSKDLLFSTKKSSLIQFKTELSVYLAANTSEKACDFKVKGSYGERACTIYLGESDTIVAQMRRQHTLKNAMLGKDMFGVTIYPNIDYAFIVALIVILDEVNDDRGD; this comes from the exons ATGGCCGCGCAGGGCTACCGGCCGCCGGCACCGAGCTACGCGCAGTTAAACAGCCCCGTGGTGGTGGTGGGCCCGCAGTTCTGCCTGCAGTACCCCGTGGATTTCACCGTGGTAGAGAAGGCCCTCCACATAACGGACGGCAACTTCACCGTAACGGATGTGAACGGCACCGTGGCGTTCAAGGTGAAGGGCAAAATGCTCAGCCTCCGGGACCGGCGAGTCCTCCTTGACAACGCCGGCAATCCCGTCCTCTCCATGCAACAAAAG GTATTTACTGCACACAGAAGATGGGTAGTGTACAGGGGAGACAGCACAGATTCAAAAGATCTGCTATTCAGCACCAAGAAGTCTTCACTCATCCAATTCAAAACCGAGCTCAGTGTGTATTTGGCTGCTAACACCAGTGAGAAAGCTTGTGATTTCAAGGTTAAAGGGAGCTATGGCGAGAGGGCATGCACCATTTACCTTGGGGAGTCTGACACAATCGTAGCCCAA ATGAGACGTCAGCACACGCTTAAGAATGCAATGCTCGGAAAGGACATGTTTGGGGTGACCATCTATCCAAATATCGACTATGCCTTCATTGTAGCCCTCATCGTGATTCTTGACGAGGTTAATGATGACAGAG GGGATTag
- the LOC120110130 gene encoding uncharacterized protein LOC120110130, with translation MTAVLREDSRNVSVLDVVEAVKKIDVGPVISPQWSCHFQLLFRLIPCICLIIVGASSRIAFGPGSSSLARSFSRGPFSGNQYQDGFGASAPKIEKEYFEPWDYSHSYYPVTLPLRRPYSGNPEILDEEEFGEASARSGLDEAEINPAEELGLMKKREEPQMLFFQMPTTLPMVKSAAEADTKDNIRKIDHALKGCKLEELPAGYMGKLMVYKSGKVKMKLGDALFDVSPGVDCVFAQDVAAINTKEKHCCILGEIDKHAVDAALLWGRMIKFERKFLCKLEGT, from the exons ATGACTGCTGTATTGAGGGAAGATAGTAGGAATGTGAGTGTTCTGGATGTTGTAGAAGCAGTAAAG AAGATAGATGTGGGACCAGTTATCTCTCCACAGTGGTCATGTCATTTTCAATTATTGTTCAGGTTGATTCCTTGTATTTGTCTCATCATTGTAGGTGCTTCATCGCGAATTGCATTTGGACCTGGAAGTTCCTCGCTAGCAAGGTCATTTTCCAGAGGTCCTTTTTCTGGAAACCAATATCAAG ATGGTTTTGGAGCATCAGCCCCAAAGATAgaaaaagaatattttgagcctTGG GATTACAGTCATTCGTATTATCCCGTTACTCTTCCTCTCAGGAGGCCCTACTCAGGGAACCCAG AAATTCTTGATgaggaggagtttggagaggcTTCTGCAAGGTCAGGTCTAGATGAAGCTGAGATCAATCCAGCTGAGGAGCTTGGACTGATG aaaaagagggaagaaccaCAAATGCTTTTTTTCCAAATGCCTACAACTCTTCCAATGGTGAAGTCGGCCGCAGAAGCAGACACCAAAGATAATATTCGCAAAATTGACCATGCATTGAAGGGATGCAAATTGGAAGAGCTTCCAGCAGGCTACATGGGAAAATTAATGGTGTACAAGAGTGGGAAAGTTAAGATGAAGCTAGGAGATGCGCTCTTTGAT GTTTCTCCCGGCGTGGACTGTGTATTTGCCCAAGATGTTGCAGCAATTAATACTAAGGAGAAACACTGCTGCATCCTAGGGGAGATTGACAAGCATGCAGTG GATGCAGCATTGTTATGGGGAAGGatgattaaatttgaaaggAAATTCCTCTGCAAACTAGAGGGAACCTGA